The genomic interval tttctttcaactcctaaccgttgaggagttgtaccttccatcatcagctcattcacatgggatgatgactatcagacgcaaatacttaaacagaaggaaatcctgtaaggcctcttcgtcctataaatcctgttttttttttcttttgagacgatgattttgtctcgctttactttttctatatagatttgtatgtatactaatattataaagaggaacaatctatttttttatatgtttgtttgtttacacatgtaatcgataaactccgaaactactgaatcgatttcaaacattcaccattagaaagctacatcatccctgagtaacacaggctatatttaattccagttgtaacaagatttcagcctgtggaagaaaaagccctgtcgagatcattaaaaaacgctatatataaccgaattacacgtgggcgaagccgcgggcggaaagctagtcaGATTATAAATAGATTCAGTTTATGcatagaacatacatacataaaatcaagcctctttactagatgggtaggcagagactatgctTTTCACTTGCCTGCTTACATCTTCCGCTTCATTAACATCATCATAGTAATCGAGATAATATATGTAGTCCTATATCATACAGATGTTAATGAATGAGAATcttaatatgattttttataagGTTATTACTacctcaaaaataaaaaagaagtactttgctacaaaataattatgaaatcaTTTACTGAAAAGGTaattatctatctaatatTTCTTAGAATTTCATTTGgtattatctataaataactgcgaatgatttaaaatgttgcaatatcatgtcaaatttcataataatgataaaatacgTTTTAACtgattactattttaatatttttttttttactatctgAATGTGTTAATCTGGAATGATGCCTTCTGGCCACTTCCTTTCAATTTGACCATATCCTATTAGTCATACCTGCAAAAATTTCGTCTCAACTGTCAAATGATTACACTTGAGACTTTAATACATCCCATTCAAGTCACACGACCTTTCCTTTGATATGTGAGTCATGAGTCGTTCAACTTCACTTGATGATGGTGTAACGAACTCGGTCACTCGTCCACATGATCTGAATCAACGTATCCTTTTTAAGTTGCATGAGTCAGGTCTAAGTAGTGTTGATTTGGGTAATGAGATGATGGAACTATGAAGTGTTAAGCGAGGATGTGATTGATCCTCGCTTAACACATCATAGTTCCATCGTACATCGTATCATGTTAAACACTGACGCTTTTTGAAGAAGAAAAGCGACTTTTCAGTGTAGTCTTTTGACCAATGTCATTTGTGAATTCCAAGAAAAAAGGGACtgtagaaatttaaaaatatattgcggtgataaaataatctatagtcaaatcaatttttaaatctcataTAGGACTTTACTCTCTCAGGGTCTGCGGATTACCTATGCCAAAGAAGGCTAATCGtactttttaagtttatttttgtacaaaggCAGCAATttcatagaaaataaaaatgcatatattttataactaataatttaggtacataaacaaaatgtttgcTTCCAACTATAATTTCTAATTGTGCACATAGCATTCTTTCCATAGTCATGAAACCGATCGATCAatcaagaaaaaacaaaaacataactaCGATTCAGAAAATATCGATAAACGACTACTTCAATGTgtttgtgaaattaaaatatgtgcAATGTAAATACAAAAACCAGTAGCAGACGCCTAGTCATACATCAATGAAGTACCGCAATTCTTACTTCAAATCACGTCTCACAAATGCACTGGAATTTTCTCAACTCTGTCTGACTCACCAGACCATCTTGTCCGTCAATGACTAGGCATTGCGGGAAGAATTTCAATTACCTACACGtacgatgttattaaaattacacgCACTAATTAATGATTAATATTAATCATCAATTATTGAAACAATAGTTCAGGTAGAACCTGGTCCTGTGACTCATTTgtataatactcgtaaaaaATGACTCAGTCATCCCTGGGACACGTCATTGTATGGATAAAACTACTGGGGGTGTGTCATTGTGTACGCGCAAGTATTGTTTCGTAATCATTTAGATAAGTAGAACGTTCGAGAAACAATTGAGTTCTTTTTGTCGTGATGCTCCTATTTCAGGCGTTAGCAAAAAGTTAacattgtatgtttgttctaAATGAAATTCTGGTTATATAGAATTTAcgtataaaacattttaaggtGAGCCGGGGCTTAGCTTAGTGAAAAGAATTCAAGTTTGTCGTCATCGGAGGTGATTTAAATTCTATCCCGTTTTACTGTAAGAGGATTCTTGGAAATTGTTCGAAGTCCAACTAGTTCACTACTTAGGTGACGTAACAAATTTGGCGTTTTAAAGCGTCCTTGATATCAGGATTTCAATCCGGTTCTAGTGTTATAAAAATGCCTTATTTAGTATTCATAGTGAGAATGTAAAGATGTTGTTATTTAACTTTGTACTATTGTagtttaagtattatttaatttaaaaggtgctacatataaatatagtataacTTTTATgtactaatatttataagacagtctttaaaaatatcatcttCTCTCACAtgcacaaacaaaaattaagaataaacacgcacatatttacaaaacatttttccaaatcataatatattttatcttccTCCCAACACATCATTAATCATTCATTTATCTGCTCGTTAGTACATACAACGAATCTTTGCACTACCATGCGCGTGCGTCATACAGGCTTCCCCTACATGACATCACAATGACGCCCGAAGTCGCTAGACTTGACACCGGTTTTTCAGCCATGACGTCTACTTTCAGCTGCGCTGAAGTTATATTGTATTATGTAACAGATTGTAACTATTACTCAGAACTATTTGTGCGTCTAGAAAATATAGACTACTGATTTTCTATTGAACTATTCAAATGATTACagaaattctttcaccattcgagaGCTACTTTTTGGTGTATCCCATAGATTTGAAGCCTCGCAAAGAATGTCAGTGACTTTCTTGCTTTGAATTGTAGCAATATTCCAGTTTTGTTTGTACaagcgaaataaataaatatacaacttAATTACTAGGTACTGCAGCGCGGTTTCCAAGACCAAATagtgtaatattaaaatccatCCATGACCATCTCTCagatttgtattaaattaataaaaaaattagaggTCAAAACAATTATGAGTCATGTGATTAAGGAAATGTTTTTCGAAATCATTAAATATTAGGTCAAAAGTCGCAATAAATTACTCATTTGCACTGAATTTTAATTGCTGGTGACACATAACTTGACCAAATTTCTGAGCATCATGCTCTACCCTAATGCATTACGAGTTATACTTAATGCACCCCTATGTCACGAGTTATAAGCGATAAGTGACGAACTGACTCAGTGACAATGCGCTTGCCTTTAGTATCCCAAGGTCAGTTTTAAACGCCGGCCAAGTCAAGATGAAAAGAGAACGGTTTATGAGTTGCCTCACTCTTAGATGGTATtaagtagtaaaataatgatatcgGATCTATTTCGGAcctattttgattttgaatcatgaaaaataaatcatgagCCACACTCTTTCCAagtccataaaaaaaaatatatcatgaCATAAGTTCATAAAGTACAACGGTAAAATAAACACCAGCCCTCTAAAATAAGTTCTACTACAACTTAAATATCattgtttttcttaaaaattcatttttaaggtataaatataagttGATAACTTACACCATACACTCATTTTAACGTACCTACGTAAACGTTTAATGGTGTACACCTGCTCCATAAAATGAGTCATGCCCACGTGCATCCGGGCCATATGTGATCCCGGGGCACATTCGCtgttttaatgattttcaACGACACCTTATCTGgagtttatttatgtcaagGGTCAGGTATATGGATCCGTTTGTATAAGCACACAGAACgaccaatatttatttcatatactTTCAGTAACTATAATTAGTGGTTTGCTTCCTTGACCCGTCTAATAATTTGTACGCTACGACGccttatttagaaaaaaacagtagactatttttcaaatttgccaaactataaaatacttttttaaatcggGTGATAAAAAGCAACCCATGAGCAGACAATAAAAAGAACATATTTGTAACAGATTCTGGTTAAGAAAATGCGAAAGATATTCAATTTTCATAACAATTTTGAGAGATTATCTTTCCCCATCTAAAAGTACTTGTATAACTATTTTGCAATGAAATTTATCTAGATTAGTCATGAAGGCGGTAATTGCAGTAAACAACTCATTAAAAAACAGTAAACAGCCCATTCAACCGGCTAGCTAATTACCGATTGGACACCGGCATGACTCATATTCGGTACATGGGAACAAAACATCAATATAgacaaaacatttatacaatagctcacaaatttaatttttttaaggtaagAACTAGTATTTACACAATTAAAGcgttaaacttttttttaaggtgaaagtgttgttggctttgtctgtGCTATCGATCCTCTTTAATTAGTTATCTTCGGAGCATAGTCCTGGGTGTTACCTGAGTGTGACTCATCAACGTCGGGAGTCATCTTTATGAAAGAAACATAAAGTTTCGAAGATATGATTTTACGACCGGCTTCTATCTGATGTTAGCCTGTCGCTAGCTACTTGACGCCTTTAAGCTGTTAAGTCTGTTCCTTGGTCAACTAAACCACGAAGGGTTGTTGGAGCACCAAACGCCTCGGTTTAAATAACTCGATAGTGacttatttttgtgaaaatgtaTGTTCATACGTTTTCGTAATGAATTAATGGTGTGGTGACGCATTCACTACCTATTGTGcccttaaaattaatgattgcTTCCGGAAGCTGGTTCTTAGAATTCCAAATAGTTTTGAGGAAATAATAGGAAATATTTCTCCATACAAAAGTCCACTCATATTCCCTTTTTTAACGGAAATCATATGAAATTCTTGCTCTGAGTCATATCGATTCTCGGCCAGGTTaagatgaaaaattattttgagtccaatgaaatcaaattatatgtatattaattattctattcAAAAATCTGTGAAAATAAACTTCACTACTGATAAAAGAACTTCAGTGAGCTGAACAGacaaaataattgtttgttagataatttaatgaaacaaaaaaaatatagttacatATGATACCTttgcttaatttgaaattgtaatGCAATGATATCATCATATGAATGGAGAGTGCATTCACCTTACTGAGATCATTGATGACCACAACAAAACGCCTGCGCATCGTTTTGGTGAGACTATAGTTTTTATGTCAAGCTTAGAGCGCAAACTATAAAATTTGCTGTGTGTGATTTATgttttaacatatattttaaaataatggtttatatagaaacaaataaacacatttcaagtgggtatgtaattttagtggaaattacatatatttaaaggtTGTGGAGCTCAGACttctttgtgtaaaaacctttttGACTAAGTGAGGATCTCCTTGCTTGGGTCCGTCGTTACGGTCGTCGTTAtggcataatttttttcttgtaaaccGAAAGAAATGGATATAATAATCATGTTTGTGACGTCATCAAAAGAGAATTTCTTCAAAGCAATACCTGCGATCCATCTAACAccaattttttaactagaaattgtATTTAAGATAATAAAGGTGGCTCCGTCTGGATTATGTTTAAGGAAATGACAATAAAATCCTGACAATGCGTCGCCAGGATCGCAATATCTTCGTCATCCTTAACAATCCTTGAAAAGGATGAAGTCATAACTATGATGTATCATTACCTTACCATTTCTGCAGATCAGTTCCTTAGATCAAAAGTATGCCTTTTTGAAATGCGTTTTGGAGAAATTGTACCGGGAGATATGAAGGAGAATATACAGAAAAATAGgtataacttataaaatttaccaTGGTACAATATGGATTACAATACCTAAGGTATTATAGATAGGTAGTAGATTAGGTATGGAGAAACGTTAGGTACTTACATTCAAAATAGCATTTACTCGGGgaatttatataattcctTATCTTAAACTTATGTCACAACATTTCTGCTGAtggcttaaaaatattgagttGACACCTCATTCTCAgacaataatattgatttatcgAACACAATTGCGTGTGATCAAAGCATTAACAATACTTGAAAATTTGTCCTTCAGTTGAGATCATGTAGTGACGATGCACATCTAGAGTTAATGCCTCTTGGTCTTAGTACATTGGAGGTCACTCAATGACAGTAGTTTCCATCGACTGGAAaagtaaacatttatattagcATGTCTGGTGAttacattcaaatagtaagaTTATGATctaatacgagtaggtactaGAAGTTTCTTGTACGTAGTCAAGTATACAAGTTTAGTtccacaataaaataattatattttttatttaaaacatacatacatatgtatgtataatcaagtctatatcctttgcgggtagacagagccaacagtcttgaacgacttcggctgtttggcttaattgagATTTCAATAGTGACATGTGTATTTGTAtagtatttacttaaaaaaaatatttataacatggAAATACATAATAAGACTTAAAATATGGACAAAAAACATATCGCACATCCGATCAAATACTGTTACAAGTCGAAAAATCGTGATTTTGAGTTAAGTAAACCACTCGATCCATATTAAAATTCTctatcaaaatcaaatatcGTTGTAACTTTAGTTACAAAAATGTCCGCGTGAGGGCGTTGTGGCGGTTTATTACTAAGCAAGTTTTCGCATGACACGTCCTTGAATAGTGTTACGTGTCACATTGAAACGAGCGGTAGTGTTTGTCGTCCGCGTAAAAACCGTTGTAACTTGAAATAAGACACTAATACATAAAAGGTAAGTGTATTATCCATTCAagattattcttataaaatgtaatattttttgttataacaaTACTTGTCCTAACAATTTATCTTGTAGTtggtttatatttgtaatataatgttacatttcagtttataacaaataaaatacccaGTACTATCTTGAAAAgtgatacattttaatttgccACCTTAtatcagataaaaatattacagtcttcaaattcattaataaaaaaatattgtaatattatgaGTTGTtgcagtttttaataatttgtttgtttgatattttttgtaatttaagtaAGATAGAGATTAATTTTGCCATATTACCCTATTCAACATTTTtccaaaagatttttatttataatttaaaacaacgtAACCgttatttaacttaattacCATATTTGAGAAACCAATTTGTTTGCATTAtactgtttggtttaatttaaatagaacGAATTGTCATTGTAACTATGTTTATGATGATAATGTCTTACATCGTGTCATTAAAAGTATCTAAATGTAGCAttgtttgaaattataatgGTATATTCTACTTCATAAATATGTTGCTCTCTTAGCTGCGACAAAAATATGTTGTatctgtatgtaggtacttagcaCTTAGTTACTGATTATgtccatatttaaaataacactttCAGGCTTGAATAATGAGGAGAGTCGACAGAATATTGGATTTGGCAAAAGCATTAAAGGACGAAGGTAAATAACAGTATAATAACAGATTCATCACTGGTTATTGGTTaactataattaataattggttaaacatgaatttaaaattattaattttgtcgaTGTTATGTTGCTGaccaaattgtttttttcagAATCCGATAATATACGAGAGAAAGAGAATATTGAGCCTACCGTTTCGCCTTCAATAATACGTAAGTAGTCTTTGGCTTTAACCTTCTCTTTTAATTTTGCAGGATAAATGACTTATCATACACATAACCTTTTAacgctttttttatatttgatttcagATTCTACTCATGGCGCTAATCCTATACAAGAcaatatttctaaagaaaaatCGTCATCAgattcttcaaattcatcGAGTTCCAGTTCGTCGTCATCATCCTCATCGGATACAGTATCTATCATAGAAGGCTCCGAAGCCAGCTTTGTAGAAGACTTGCTTATTTGGGACCAATAGCtttaagtgaaaataaaaagtctgATTTAAAAAGTCTGTTAAAGTCTAATCATATACCTAAGTTCTATGAAGGATTTTATAAAAGTCTTTTCCAAGATAATGATTAAGTGTTGTTTACTAAGTATGTTCTGTAGGCTGTGATTATTTTACTAAGATTACTAGCAAGGGTATTATTGATAAGAGGATTATTGATTATGTCATtaagtacaaaaattttattagtttcatAGAAGAGCGAAGTAATACCTAGtaataaggtatttttttcgaagatttttaaagattgttaagtttttttttgtgttctcATAATTGTAGGTTGTGTTTTTTGttactacgagtattattACTGTACGGGTATTGATTATAGGGTTGATTATGtgccatattttattaacgtaCCAAATTGTCTCTCATTAGATTAAAGTGTAAAGTGTAGTTTACGGAGCTTGAGATAGAGAAACTATCTAAAGTAacgatttattaataatgtaagtataataaataataattttgttatattcattATTGTTTGCTAAACTATTTCATTAaactgattaaaaaatatatattgcaaCATTATTTgactaattgttttatttctattttctattttttttatctaatataaCGTTATAAAGAAAGTCAGCTGTAGGGTAACtgacaaatatacataaaagtcTAAAAATACGCATTTTCAGCTTtccaaacatatatataacatgTAATTATTGTTAAGACAAAATGCGAAAAAAAGCTTTGATGTGACTTGAAATAGTTTTTTGGCCTTCCTGAAAAAGGTTAAATTTTGACTTAAAACAGTATTTTATCGGATGTGCGatataaagattaaaaaggGCACTAATAaacatgtttaaattttatactgCCAATTCCTTGAAATGGAACGGTTAGGCTCTCTGCATATcttgaataaatgaaaaactgGTCTGACTAGGTGAGTTTTACttctacatacctacatgcatacatacctataatcacgtctatattccttgcggggtagacaaagccaacagtcttgaaagactgataaaccacgctcagctgtttggcttgatgatagaattaagattcaaatagtgacaggtaactAGCTCATCTGTGGTCTAACTAGGTcattacggcctctgtggcgcagcggtactacgcttgtttgtgacaccggaggtcccgggttcgaatcccggccagggcatgatgagaaaagaactttttctgattgtcctgggtcttggatgtttatctatataagtatttattataaaatatagtatcgttgagttagtatctcgtaacacaagtctcgaacttacttcgaggctaactcaatcagtgtaatttgtcccgtatatatttatatttatatttatttatattcatcgCTCTAACGAAGAAGCCGCTGGGctttttaacttgggattctttagtAAGTAAGggataccttagtcgccttttaggacatccatgggaaagagatgggaggaTAATTAAGCTGATCCGGGGCCAAGAATGTATATAGAAATGACGAAGGGGATATGgattaagtaataataatcttgccgtgtgattcttggcactttagaatataatATGTAGATATCTTTCCTACGGATATCATCATAGACGACTAAAAGAAACGCTAATAAACTacagattcttcttataggcgatagtgtgtgtgacaggttgctaacctgtcactgtttgaatatcaatttcaaCATTATTATAGAGATATTCATTCAAGTATTTTAGTTGCAGAAAGGATGAATCAAGAACTATTTAagcattagaatagaatagaattattttcaaaattggatacaaggtaggTATTACTTACTAATTGACGTCACCATTCAATGGTTTTAATGAATTAACTAGTATGAAATGTTTATTACCACAATACTTTTTGTATTTCGGTGTCAGTACGTACTTAAtctataaaaatgataataaatgcTGTTATAGactataaatacctactcttgatagataataaataaatatcgttATGACATCACTTGGATTTATGACTTGGACGAAGCAAGAATCGTTTCAGCTTTCGCTTTAAAATTATCGGCCTACATACTATTTCGCAAACAGATTTAAATCATCGAGACCCGATGTCACATAAAAAATCGTGGGAGCTCGCATTCGGCGTGTGAGTCATCCATATCAAATGCACATGGCCAAAAATATGGTCACAGCTGTGGTGTTGCACCTTTTTTGCTGGaataatgacaaaaatattgaactatttatgtacatacatacatacataaaatcacgtctttttcccggaggggtaggcagagactacctctttccacttgccacgatctctgcatatttcctttgcttcatccacattcataactctcttcatgcaagctcggcggtttcgggtacttttgacctaaccctatttatgtaggtttataaaaatggtgtagtggttaaaaaaaaagaaatttacacTTTAAGTAAAGCATTTTCTTGAACCATGTCATCAGAATTTATTGGAAAATATTGAGAGCTTATAAAGTCACGGTGGAGCTTAAAAAATATCCAGACACGATTTAGTCAAAATGTGCCAAAAAATTGGGCTAAATCACATCAGTCAGATAACTAACAGACCAAAACATTAACTAACATTAAGGTAGGCGATGGATGTTTATAGTATGATGCATTTGCAGCGCCTAATGTTCAACTCGtatctataattttaaatgcataCTGCTGCTATATTCTTTGTTATACTTACTGTACTTAATTTTGTAGTGTAGACTTTACATTAATCAATAGTTATGTATCACATGTGCATAATGTATTACGTAACCATACAGTATTTACTCGTTTATATGACGTATTTCGTGTTTACTATTCTTCATTATaccttatatttataaaattacaagaaGTGAGCAAAGTTTGCTTCCAACAAAATCAAagaattcccgtgggaatgtAGAGCTTTATATCAGAACATTGTTACGCCAATCTTAATCATGAAAGCTTGTTAGTTATTTGCATTGCTTCACTGTAAATTTAGAATTACGCAAAAACACGATGACCATAAAAGGTCGCCACAATTAAATGCCAAACGTTCTCGACCAAAGTATCTACTATCTTATAACAACTATAGAAAAGGTTCGATGTATTTTGCTGGCTAGCATGCACTACAAATTTAGAGAGTTGAGTGTTAGACTGCATTGGACTGCAAACGAACGCTATTAAATGATACTATCGCACAGCAACCGTAAACGCCACAGTACCATAGTTCAGTTTCGAAACGCACTTGCTTGCAACTATTTCTAATCTAGTTCGTATCTATTTTAATTAGACGCTCGATTCGAAGCCCGCATTTCAATCACAAGTCGATTACTCATGTTTCCACTATCATTGTTAGTTAGAGGCATTTTAGTATCGACCATATAAACGACCTCAAAACGGCATTCGACCTAGTCGGACGTAATCAGCTAACATAAGTCGAAATTTGAACGCGAAAGTTTACGTTCCCCAACATAAGTATTTCCACTTTGATGCTTAAGAATAGGTAGGTAAAGTTGAAAATACTTCTTCGTTTCTACGGACACGTGCGGAATGGAGGTATTAATGGAGTGGGGCTCTGACAACAGAGCATTATAGCGCTTCAGAATTCCACGGTGGTTTTGTGTGGTACATTTTCTACAGCGCTGTGGCGCTATCGGGGTTATGACG from Amyelois transitella isolate CPQ chromosome 16, ilAmyTran1.1, whole genome shotgun sequence carries:
- the LOC132902650 gene encoding osteocalcin 2-like; translated protein: MRRVDRILDLAKALKDEESDNIREKENIEPTVSPSIIHSTHGANPIQDNISKEKSSSDSSNSSSSSSSSSSSSDTVSIIEGSEASFVEDLLIWDQ